A window of Xylophilus sp. GW821-FHT01B05 contains these coding sequences:
- a CDS encoding SDR family NAD(P)-dependent oxidoreductase encodes MSEKPKPPLSPCGQTVLPADSIGGERRQFLRVLSSTVGAAVVAPALASMASQVSAADAKDKRTILITGATSGLGRRVAERLAGPETTILVHGRDRERAEEVLMAIQRAGGTGRFYRADLASLTEVSGLADAIIKDFGQLDVLVNNAGIYIGKADEGRQISKDGHELRFAVNYLAPFALTRRLLPLLTASRPARIVNVASSGQNAIDFNDVMLSRGYSAQRAYGQSKLALIMFTIDLAKELQGSGVTANSVHPANYMDTPMVRESGITPWSSVDEGAAAVLYLINSPDIEGQGLYFSGQRPSRANSQVYDEEARARLRTLSTQLTNS; translated from the coding sequence ATGTCCGAGAAGCCAAAACCACCACTCTCGCCATGCGGCCAGACAGTTTTGCCTGCCGATTCAATTGGGGGTGAACGGCGCCAGTTCCTCAGGGTGCTTTCATCCACGGTGGGGGCCGCTGTTGTAGCACCGGCTCTCGCTTCGATGGCCTCGCAAGTGAGCGCTGCCGACGCCAAGGACAAGAGGACCATCCTGATTACCGGTGCCACGAGTGGCCTCGGTCGACGAGTCGCCGAGCGACTGGCAGGTCCCGAGACGACGATCCTGGTCCATGGTCGCGACCGCGAACGAGCCGAAGAGGTGTTGATGGCCATCCAGCGGGCGGGTGGGACAGGACGTTTCTACCGTGCCGACCTTGCCTCACTGACCGAGGTATCCGGGCTCGCCGACGCGATCATTAAGGACTTTGGCCAGCTCGACGTGCTGGTCAACAACGCCGGCATTTATATCGGCAAGGCTGACGAAGGGCGGCAAATCAGCAAGGACGGTCACGAATTGCGATTCGCGGTCAACTATCTTGCGCCCTTTGCTCTGACCCGTCGCTTGCTGCCGCTGCTGACGGCCAGCCGACCCGCCCGGATTGTCAACGTCGCATCATCCGGGCAGAACGCGATCGACTTCAACGATGTCATGCTGTCCCGTGGGTACAGCGCGCAGCGCGCCTACGGCCAGAGCAAGCTCGCGTTGATTATGTTCACGATCGACTTGGCGAAGGAACTGCAGGGATCAGGCGTCACTGCAAATTCAGTGCATCCGGCGAACTACATGGACACACCCATGGTACGGGAGTCGGGGATCACCCCATGGAGCAGCGTCGATGAAGGGGCGGCTGCGGTGCTCTACCTCATCAACTCTCCTGATATCGAGGGCCAGGGCCTCTATTTCAGCGGTCAGCGGCCATCGCGGGCAAATTCGCAAGTTTATGACGAAGAGGCACGCGCCCGTCTTCGCACGCTGAGCACCCAACTCACAAATTCATGA
- a CDS encoding MFS transporter, whose product MVMVKSALSRLLNIERTEVAAVVAGFLMQFTLFVCYFSMRPIRETMGIVGGVNNLQWLFTATFIATLAVSPLFGWLVSKVRRRNITRWMFGFFGLNILCFALAIYLYGETVWLARVFFVWLSVFNLTAISLAWSVLVDVFNSEQAKRLFAVMAAGASLGGLVGPLLGVLFVTSIGNAGLLLIAALMLVVTIACSDYLQRRHTNSSKAESPFPIESAAGTSLGGNSFAGAVHVFTSPLLLGVAIFVVLLASVTTFLYFEQARYVAAHFTDRSEQTRFFSGVDAIVQFSTLLIQIFLTGRIAATFGIRALLLAVPVMMTAGFLMLSFSAALDMFVVVMVIRRVGEYSLVRPGREMLFTFVPTADKYKAKNFIDTVVYRGADAVSGWAKAASDFLLGPQMGTVAGAGIALAWVFSAIYTLRRHRETEEKMVLP is encoded by the coding sequence ATGGTGATGGTTAAATCCGCCCTTTCGCGCTTATTAAATATCGAACGGACAGAAGTCGCTGCGGTTGTAGCCGGCTTCCTGATGCAATTCACTTTGTTCGTGTGTTATTTCTCCATGAGGCCCATTCGGGAAACCATGGGCATCGTTGGCGGGGTGAATAACCTTCAATGGCTTTTCACAGCAACCTTCATCGCGACTTTGGCGGTCTCTCCGCTTTTCGGATGGCTCGTCTCGAAGGTGAGGCGCCGCAACATCACACGCTGGATGTTCGGTTTCTTCGGCCTCAACATACTCTGCTTCGCACTAGCGATTTACCTGTACGGCGAGACCGTTTGGCTTGCCCGGGTCTTCTTTGTCTGGTTGTCCGTGTTCAATTTGACAGCGATTTCGCTTGCGTGGAGCGTTTTGGTGGACGTATTCAATTCGGAGCAGGCGAAAAGGCTCTTTGCCGTCATGGCAGCCGGCGCCAGCTTGGGCGGCCTCGTCGGCCCGCTACTCGGCGTGCTGTTCGTCACCAGCATCGGTAACGCCGGACTGCTTCTGATTGCCGCCTTGATGCTGGTGGTGACCATCGCGTGTTCGGATTACCTACAGCGTCGGCACACAAATTCAAGCAAGGCTGAATCACCTTTTCCCATCGAAAGTGCAGCAGGAACGTCGTTGGGCGGCAACTCCTTCGCGGGAGCAGTGCATGTCTTTACCTCCCCACTTCTCCTTGGTGTCGCAATCTTCGTCGTCCTTTTGGCCAGTGTCACTACGTTTCTGTACTTTGAGCAAGCCCGTTATGTCGCAGCTCATTTCACTGATCGGTCCGAGCAGACCCGTTTCTTCTCCGGAGTCGATGCAATCGTCCAGTTCTCGACGTTGCTGATCCAGATATTCCTGACCGGCCGGATTGCTGCCACCTTCGGCATCCGGGCCTTGCTGTTGGCGGTTCCCGTCATGATGACCGCAGGCTTTCTCATGCTGAGCTTTTCTGCGGCGCTGGACATGTTCGTCGTCGTCATGGTCATACGACGCGTCGGGGAATATTCGCTTGTTCGTCCAGGCAGAGAGATGCTTTTTACGTTCGTGCCGACGGCCGACAAATACAAAGCGAAGAATTTCATTGATACGGTTGTCTACCGCGGCGCTGACGCTGTCAGCGGCTGGGCCAAGGCAGCCTCGGACTTCCTGCTCGGTCCGCAAATGGGCACTGTGGCGGGCGCTGGCATAGCTCTCGCCTGGGTCTTCTCCGCCATTTACACGCTGCGCAGGCACCGAGAGACGGAAGAGAAAATGGTACTCCCTTGA
- the fdnG gene encoding formate dehydrogenase-N subunit alpha, giving the protein MVQLSRRQFMKVTGSTLAGSSLALMGFSPATALAEVRQYKLMATTVTRQTCTYCSVGCGILMYSLGDGAKNAKPSVVHVEGDPDHPVNRGTLCPKGASLLDFINSPNRLLYPEYRAPGSSEWQRISWDDALDRIARLMKADRDANFVEKTPEGLTVNRWLTTGMLAASASSSEAGYITHKIARSWGLLAFDNQARVUHGPTVAGLAPTFGRGAMTNHWVDIRNADVILIMGGNAAEAHPCGFKWVTEAKAHNKAHFMVVDPRFNRSASVADFYAPIRSGSDIAFLGGVINYLLTNDKIHHEYVRNYTDFAFIVREDYSFEDGLYSGYNAEKRTYDKASWDYELGEDGFAKVDATLQHPRCVYQLMKQHYARYTPEKVESICGTPKAKFLHVCEKLASTAVPGRAATIMYALGWTQHSIGAQMLRTGAMVQLLLGNIGVAGGGMNALRGHSNIQGLTDLGLLSASLPGYLTMPNEGEQDYQQYITSRTQKPLRPGQVSYWQNYPKFHVSLMKSWYGANATAENNWGYDFLPKLDKQYDMLQIFELMDQGKVNGYLAQGFNPLAALADKNRVRNGLGKLKFLVIMDPLATETSEFWKNYGEYNDVDASQIQTEVFRLPTTCFAEEEGSVVSSSRVLQWHWKAAEPPGQARTDISIMSGLYLRMRELYQKEGGKYPDPMLKLSWPYAHAGEATPEEIAKEYNGRALVDLLDPKDPTKVLRKGGEQISGFGELRDDGTTASGCWIFAGAWTQAGNQMGRRDNADPTGIGNTLNWAWAWPANRRILYNRASCDVAGKPFNPKRRVIGWNGSAWTGADVPDFVITSAPDAGAGPFIMNPEGVARFFARKGLNEGPFPEHYEPFDTPLGYNPMHPNNKVATSSPAARVFKNVWESFGTAAEFPHVGTTYRLTEHFHYWTKHALLNAITQPEQFVEIGEVLAQSLGIKAGDWVKVSSKRGYIKAVAVVTKRIKPMTIEGRTVHHVGVPIHWGFKGVTKPGFIANTLTPFVGDGNTNTPEFKTFLVKVEKV; this is encoded by the coding sequence ATGGTGCAACTCTCACGACGCCAGTTCATGAAAGTGACTGGCAGCACGTTGGCAGGCTCCAGCCTGGCCTTGATGGGCTTCTCGCCCGCTACGGCGCTGGCCGAGGTTCGCCAATACAAGCTGATGGCGACCACAGTCACGCGGCAGACCTGCACTTACTGCTCGGTTGGCTGCGGCATCCTGATGTACTCGCTGGGCGATGGCGCCAAGAACGCCAAGCCCTCGGTGGTACACGTCGAGGGCGATCCGGACCACCCGGTCAACCGCGGCACCCTCTGCCCCAAGGGGGCGAGCCTGCTGGACTTCATCAACAGCCCCAACCGCCTGCTCTACCCCGAGTACCGCGCGCCGGGCTCCAGCGAGTGGCAGCGCATCTCCTGGGACGACGCGCTGGACCGCATCGCCCGCCTGATGAAGGCCGACCGTGACGCCAACTTTGTCGAGAAGACCCCCGAGGGCCTGACCGTCAACCGCTGGCTCACCACCGGCATGCTGGCGGCCTCTGCCAGCAGCAGCGAAGCCGGCTATATCACCCACAAGATCGCCCGTAGCTGGGGACTGCTCGCATTCGACAACCAAGCCCGTGTCTGACACGGCCCGACGGTGGCAGGTCTTGCCCCGACGTTTGGCCGAGGAGCGATGACCAACCATTGGGTGGACATCAGGAACGCGGACGTTATCTTGATCATGGGCGGCAATGCCGCCGAAGCCCACCCCTGCGGCTTCAAGTGGGTGACCGAGGCCAAGGCGCATAACAAGGCACACTTCATGGTGGTGGACCCGCGCTTCAACCGCTCGGCGTCGGTGGCTGACTTCTATGCGCCGATCCGTTCCGGCAGCGACATCGCCTTTCTTGGCGGGGTCATCAACTACCTGCTGACCAACGACAAGATCCACCACGAGTACGTCCGGAACTACACCGACTTCGCCTTCATCGTGCGCGAGGATTACAGCTTCGAAGACGGGCTGTACTCGGGCTACAACGCCGAAAAACGCACTTACGACAAGGCCAGCTGGGACTACGAGCTGGGCGAAGACGGCTTTGCCAAGGTCGATGCCACCTTGCAGCACCCGCGTTGTGTCTACCAGTTGATGAAGCAACATTACGCCCGCTACACGCCCGAGAAGGTCGAGAGCATCTGCGGTACGCCCAAGGCCAAGTTCCTGCACGTGTGCGAGAAACTTGCCTCCACCGCCGTGCCCGGCCGGGCCGCCACCATCATGTATGCGCTGGGCTGGACCCAGCACTCCATCGGCGCGCAGATGCTGCGCACGGGTGCCATGGTGCAGTTGCTGCTGGGCAATATCGGCGTGGCGGGAGGCGGCATGAATGCGCTGCGCGGCCACTCCAACATCCAGGGGTTGACTGACCTGGGCCTGCTGTCGGCCAGCCTGCCGGGCTACCTGACCATGCCCAACGAGGGCGAGCAGGACTACCAGCAGTACATCACTTCACGCACGCAAAAACCGCTGCGCCCGGGCCAGGTGAGCTACTGGCAGAACTACCCGAAGTTCCACGTCAGCCTGATGAAGTCCTGGTACGGCGCCAATGCCACGGCCGAGAACAACTGGGGCTATGACTTTCTGCCCAAGCTCGACAAGCAGTACGACATGCTGCAGATCTTCGAGCTGATGGACCAGGGCAAGGTCAACGGCTATCTGGCGCAAGGCTTCAACCCGCTGGCGGCGCTGGCCGACAAGAACCGCGTGCGCAATGGCCTTGGCAAGCTCAAGTTCCTGGTCATCATGGACCCGTTGGCTACCGAAACATCGGAGTTCTGGAAGAACTACGGCGAATACAACGACGTTGATGCCAGCCAGATCCAGACCGAGGTGTTCCGCCTGCCGACCACCTGTTTTGCGGAAGAGGAAGGCTCCGTGGTGAGTTCTTCCCGCGTGCTGCAGTGGCACTGGAAGGCCGCCGAGCCGCCGGGGCAGGCCCGCACCGACATCTCGATCATGTCGGGCCTGTACCTGCGCATGCGTGAGCTTTATCAGAAGGAAGGCGGCAAGTACCCGGACCCGATGCTCAAGCTGTCCTGGCCCTATGCGCATGCAGGAGAGGCCACACCCGAGGAGATTGCCAAGGAATACAACGGCCGTGCCCTAGTGGATTTGCTGGACCCGAAAGACCCGACCAAGGTGCTGCGCAAGGGCGGCGAACAGATATCCGGCTTTGGCGAGCTGCGCGATGACGGCACGACGGCCAGCGGTTGCTGGATCTTTGCCGGCGCCTGGACCCAGGCCGGCAACCAGATGGGGCGGCGCGACAACGCCGACCCAACCGGCATAGGCAACACCCTGAACTGGGCCTGGGCTTGGCCGGCCAACCGCCGCATTCTGTACAACCGCGCCTCCTGCGATGTGGCGGGCAAACCGTTCAACCCCAAGCGCCGGGTGATCGGCTGGAACGGCAGCGCCTGGACTGGCGCGGACGTGCCCGACTTTGTCATTACCTCCGCGCCAGACGCGGGCGCCGGGCCCTTCATCATGAACCCCGAGGGCGTGGCGCGCTTCTTCGCGCGCAAGGGGCTGAACGAGGGGCCCTTCCCCGAGCACTACGAGCCCTTCGACACGCCGCTGGGCTACAACCCCATGCACCCCAACAACAAGGTGGCGACCAGCTCGCCGGCGGCCCGGGTGTTCAAGAACGTGTGGGAGAGCTTTGGCACGGCCGCAGAGTTCCCGCACGTGGGTACCACCTACCGGCTGACCGAGCACTTCCACTACTGGACCAAGCACGCACTGCTCAACGCCATCACCCAGCCCGAGCAATTCGTGGAGATTGGCGAGGTGCTGGCGCAGTCCCTGGGCATCAAGGCCGGCGACTGGGTGAAGGTGTCTTCCAAGCGCGGCTATATCAAGGCGGTGGCGGTGGTGACCAAACGCATCAAGCCCATGACCATCGAGGGCCGCACGGTGCACCACGTGGGCGTGCCCATCCACTGGG